A region from the Desulfobaccales bacterium genome encodes:
- a CDS encoding PAS domain S-box protein — protein sequence MSARPDFAQMLQEVPWGWAVSNAASHELLMVNPAFARLHGYTVKELQGQRLPELVAPGSRQEFHEHIRRSRENGYHSYESLHLRKNGEVFPVQVSLTAHKDASGNTEFHSAMVHDLAERPHTNARLREGHWRAGVQISNDAVITTDSTDKIIFLNKRAQKMFGYLEEELRGLDFSQLIGDRHVGNFQQEIERLLVLGETAPSGDTLKITGRRKDGSKIPLEMSLSIWYAQKQRFVTAIIKDITHRKRAADALHKSQAILAKAQRLTHFGSWDWDLAKNEISLSDEIYQIFGLTPEGFGGSYDEFVALIHPEDRDTVKSSVSRVLSKNLPFELNYRVVRPDGTVRVVQSQGEVYFDEGGQPQRMVGTVHDVTETKRAEEERRKLSMAVEQASDWVMITDKQGTIEYVNPAVTATTGYARKDLVGKSPAIFKSGKHDPSFYQKLWQTISSGNTYRNIFINRKKNHELFHLDMTITPLRDDQGIITHYLATAKDITQQLNLEERLNHLAYYDALTGIPNRNLAKDRMKQALARAEANKKVVAVLFLDLDRFKFLNDTFGPDIGDKILKETAARLVGALGEGESVGRVGSDEFTLVMANLNHPDDVVMMIEQINAAASRPIKVNGEEIIVTSSIGVSIYPQDGTDHVTLMKNATTACFRAKSLGGNNYQFYNPGMNIIAEEFVALGKKLFQATKKEEFVLHYQPYFQIDNDKLVGLEALIRWQRPEYGLLPPGTFIPVLEETGIIREVGEWTMRETWRQIKAWLAAGYPVVPVSVNFSPIQFRCCELPTMVERVMNETGMDPRYIFLEITETALMQDVEFTRSVLKQFKEMGFGIAIDDFGTGYSSLNYLKKFPIDYLKIDISFIKDITSDPDAAAIVTAIISMAHNLGLKTVAEGVETKEQYQILRLLRCDIVQGFYCSHPQPAAEIEKIFAGAGIKNR from the coding sequence TTGAGCGCGAGACCGGATTTCGCCCAGATGTTACAGGAAGTTCCGTGGGGTTGGGCCGTCAGTAATGCGGCCAGCCATGAACTGCTCATGGTGAACCCGGCTTTTGCCCGGCTCCATGGCTATACCGTGAAGGAACTGCAGGGCCAGCGCCTGCCTGAATTGGTGGCACCGGGGAGCCGGCAGGAATTTCATGAACATATACGACGGTCTCGGGAGAACGGTTACCATAGCTATGAATCCCTGCATCTGCGGAAAAACGGCGAGGTCTTTCCGGTCCAGGTGAGTTTGACCGCGCACAAGGATGCATCCGGGAACACAGAATTCCACAGCGCCATGGTCCATGACCTTGCCGAACGCCCGCATACTAACGCCAGACTACGGGAAGGACATTGGCGGGCCGGGGTGCAAATCTCCAACGACGCCGTCATCACCACCGACTCCACGGACAAAATCATCTTCTTGAATAAACGGGCTCAGAAAATGTTCGGTTATTTGGAAGAGGAATTGCGAGGCCTGGACTTTTCCCAGTTGATCGGCGACCGCCACGTTGGCAACTTTCAACAAGAAATCGAGCGGTTGCTTGTTCTGGGGGAGACCGCCCCTTCCGGGGACACCCTTAAGATCACAGGCCGCAGGAAGGATGGCAGTAAAATTCCTCTGGAGATGTCCCTCTCCATCTGGTACGCCCAGAAGCAAAGGTTTGTTACTGCAATTATTAAGGATATCACGCACCGGAAGCGGGCCGCCGACGCCCTCCATAAGAGCCAGGCCATTTTGGCCAAAGCTCAACGTCTTACCCATTTTGGCAGTTGGGATTGGGACCTTGCTAAGAATGAAATTTCATTGTCGGACGAGATTTATCAAATCTTCGGCTTAACTCCGGAGGGATTTGGCGGAAGTTACGATGAGTTTGTCGCTTTAATTCATCCGGAAGACCGGGATACGGTGAAGTCATCTGTCAGCCGGGTCCTGTCGAAAAACCTCCCTTTTGAGCTCAACTACCGGGTGGTCCGCCCGGATGGCACGGTACGGGTGGTACAGAGCCAGGGCGAGGTTTATTTCGACGAAGGGGGTCAGCCCCAGCGGATGGTGGGCACGGTCCACGACGTCACTGAAACGAAAAGGGCCGAAGAAGAGAGACGTAAGCTCTCCATGGCCGTGGAGCAAGCCAGTGATTGGGTAATGATTACCGATAAGCAAGGCACAATTGAGTATGTCAATCCGGCGGTGACAGCCACCACCGGCTATGCGAGAAAAGACCTGGTCGGGAAGAGCCCCGCGATTTTTAAGTCCGGGAAACACGATCCGAGTTTTTACCAAAAATTATGGCAGACAATCAGTTCGGGCAATACCTACCGGAATATTTTCATCAATCGGAAAAAGAACCACGAACTCTTTCATCTCGACATGACGATCACCCCCTTACGGGATGATCAAGGGATCATAACCCACTATCTGGCCACCGCTAAAGACATAACCCAGCAGCTCAACTTAGAAGAACGCCTCAATCATCTGGCTTATTATGATGCCCTCACAGGTATTCCCAACCGCAACCTGGCCAAGGACCGGATGAAGCAGGCGCTGGCGCGAGCCGAAGCCAACAAGAAAGTGGTTGCCGTTTTATTCCTGGATCTGGACCGGTTTAAATTTCTCAACGACACCTTTGGTCCCGATATTGGGGATAAAATTTTGAAAGAAACTGCGGCTCGGCTGGTGGGCGCCCTGGGAGAAGGAGAATCGGTAGGCCGCGTGGGCAGTGACGAATTCACTTTAGTAATGGCGAACCTGAATCATCCTGATGATGTCGTCATGATGATTGAGCAAATCAATGCGGCGGCTTCCCGACCCATAAAGGTAAATGGCGAGGAAATCATCGTCACGTCAAGCATCGGGGTCAGCATCTATCCCCAGGATGGCACAGATCACGTGACACTTATGAAAAATGCCACTACCGCCTGTTTCCGGGCGAAAAGCCTCGGGGGCAATAACTATCAGTTTTATAATCCCGGTATGAACATCATAGCGGAAGAGTTTGTCGCTCTGGGGAAAAAACTCTTTCAAGCCACCAAGAAGGAAGAATTCGTTCTGCACTATCAACCATATTTCCAAATAGACAACGATAAATTAGTGGGCTTGGAGGCCCTCATCAGATGGCAGCGCCCGGAATATGGCTTGCTCCCCCCAGGGACCTTTATCCCGGTGCTGGAAGAGACCGGGATTATCAGAGAAGTGGGCGAATGGACCATGAGGGAGACCTGGCGGCAGATCAAGGCCTGGCTGGCGGCAGGATATCCCGTGGTGCCGGTGTCCGTCAACTTCTCCCCGATCCAATTCCGCTGCTGCGAGTTGCCGACGATGGTGGAACGGGTCATGAACGAAACGGGTATGGATCCCCGCTATATCTTTTTGGAAATTACCGAAACCGCCTTGATGCAGGATGTAGAATTCACCCGATCGGTCCTGAAACAGTTCAAAGAAATGGGATTCGGCATCGCCATTGATGATTTCGGCACCGGCTATTCTTCTTTGAATTATTTGAAAAAGTTCCCCATTGATTACCTGAAGATCGACATCTCTTTTATCAAGGACATCACCAGCGACCCCGACGCCGCAGCAATTGTGACGGCTATCATCTCCATGGCCCACAACCTGGGTTTAAAAACCGTTGCCGAAGGGGTGGAAACCAAGGAACAGTATCAAATCTTGCGACTGTTGCGTTGCGATATCGTGCAAGGGTTCTATTGCAGCCATCCGCAGCCGGCCGCAGAAATCGAAAAAATCTTTGCCGGGGCCGGGATTAAGAATCGATAA
- a CDS encoding AF1514 family protein, with product MAECIPLKRDMLKDPIHLRVAGELDFARARTLADRRAGETGEEPMLLAWYNGGTGEFSPQVTCCTEDKPAWLTYAESRGGDLVIDINDEAYVFVYYGAG from the coding sequence ATGGCCGAATGCATCCCTTTGAAAAGGGATATGTTGAAGGACCCTATCCACCTACGGGTGGCGGGTGAACTGGATTTTGCCCGGGCCCGGACCTTGGCCGACCGGCGTGCCGGGGAGACCGGGGAGGAACCCATGCTTTTGGCCTGGTATAACGGAGGCACTGGCGAGTTCTCCCCGCAGGTGACGTGCTGCACGGAAGACAAGCCCGCCTGGCTCACCTATGCCGAATCCCGGGGCGGCGACCTGGTGATTGACATCAATGATGAGGCATATGTGTTCGTATATTATGGAGCCGGATGA
- a CDS encoding GNAT family N-acetyltransferase has product MNILVRPLQEADLPHAHRVFRLAFGTFNGLANPLEFGGDIDKIRTRWLADPAAAFGAEVDGALVASNFVTHWGSVGFFGPLTVDPDYWDRSIGQKLLDPALTLFNTWGCRHTGLYTYSCSPKHLALYQKFGFWPRFLTAIMSLKIRSLRPQGEVSYYSQAQPHERPGLIKACARLTDAIYFGLDVRREIHALQSQELGDTLLLWDESGLVEFAAVHCGPGSEAGSGACFIKFGATRPGPRAQEYFGRLLYACEVFAASRGAAQLTAGMSLARQPAYEQMRARGFTIDLVGVNMHKPNEPGYHRPDAFVIDDWR; this is encoded by the coding sequence ATGAACATTCTGGTGCGACCCTTACAAGAAGCCGACCTGCCTCACGCCCACCGCGTCTTCCGGCTGGCCTTCGGCACCTTCAACGGCCTGGCAAATCCCCTCGAATTCGGCGGCGATATCGACAAAATTCGCACCCGCTGGCTGGCGGACCCGGCCGCGGCCTTTGGCGCGGAGGTTGACGGCGCCCTGGTGGCCTCAAATTTTGTCACCCATTGGGGCAGCGTCGGTTTTTTCGGCCCCCTGACGGTAGACCCGGATTATTGGGACCGGTCCATCGGCCAGAAACTTTTGGATCCCGCCCTGACCTTATTCAACACCTGGGGCTGCCGCCACACCGGCCTCTACACCTATTCGTGCAGCCCGAAGCACCTGGCGTTGTACCAGAAATTCGGCTTTTGGCCCCGGTTCCTTACGGCCATCATGTCACTAAAAATCCGGTCCCTCCGCCCCCAGGGGGAGGTCAGCTATTATTCTCAGGCCCAACCCCATGAGCGCCCCGGGCTGATCAAGGCCTGCGCCCGGCTCACCGACGCCATTTATTTCGGGCTGGATGTGCGCCGGGAGATCCATGCTCTACAGAGCCAGGAATTGGGCGATACTCTGCTGCTCTGGGACGAGTCGGGACTGGTGGAGTTTGCCGCAGTGCACTGCGGCCCCGGCTCCGAAGCCGGCAGCGGCGCCTGTTTCATTAAGTTCGGAGCAACCCGCCCCGGACCTCGGGCTCAGGAATATTTCGGCCGGCTTTTATATGCCTGCGAAGTTTTTGCCGCCTCTCGGGGCGCGGCGCAACTCACCGCCGGAATGAGTCTGGCCCGCCAGCCCGCCTATGAGCAAATGCGGGCCAGGGGCTTTACCATCGACCTAGTGGGCGTGAACATGCACAAACCCAACGAACCGGGCTACCACCGCCCGGATGCGTTCGTCATCGATGATTGGCGATAG